In Pseudomonadota bacterium, the DNA window GGATAAACGCCAAGTGCGAGTGTTTTTTGCTTCTTTTGTCCCTCTTGGGAAGAGGGGACTCTGTATGTATATCGCCAATATTTAGCGCCATTCGGCATAACCCATAGGTATAAACCTTGCCCATCGGCAAGTTTGCGCGGTGCTTTGGATGGAGGTTCCATCGGTTTTGCGTTTTTACATTGATTGTCTGTGAGTTTCATTTTGTTGGTATCAAATTTGTTAAAATTGCAAAGTACCAACTCAAGTACCAACTTTTTTGTTGGCTTTTGTTGGAATAAATAGGATTTAATGGAATTGAATATATCAAAAAAGCCCTTGAAAATCAAGGGCTGCGTGGACTTTATCGGATGTGTTGGGAAGAAAAAGTGGCTGGGGTGGCAGGATTCGAACCTGCGCATGCCGATACCAAAAACCGGTGCCTTACCGCTTGGCCACACCCCAACAACGAAACAGAACATATCCTAAATATGTACCAATTTCAAGCATAGAAATCGCAGAAAGATTTGCCAAGTTTTTTTTACATGACTTTTGCGGATTTCTCTGTTATCGTCTTGAACATATTTCGAACATCAGACAGATCAAAAAACGGCCATGGCACGTCAGCAAAAAGATAATGATATCTTTTTAAATCATCAAGATAAAGTCAATGCGGAGATTTTTCACGCAATTGAAGCGCTAGGCCGCCGTCTTGAAAAAACGGAGATTGTCCGTGATGATGTTGCCGCCCGTGTTGCCGATTTAGAATCGGGTGCCGAGCTTGATCAGGACAGCGGTAAATTCTTTCTGCCGCTGGCGATTGACCCCTCGCAACTGCCTGATACATGGTCGCCCGAGGCACAGCCCGCGCGTTCCAAAACCGCCACATTGACATCCGTTCTTAGCTTTTTCGTCGCCACAACGGCGCTGGCCGTTGCGCTGATGCAGCAACCGGCTTCGAAAGAATTTGTCACCCGCACGGAATTTGCCAAGCTGAATACGGCACAGAGCACAGAGGTCGCTTTCGCCCCTGAATGGCAGACGCTGGACCAGTTAAAGGCGCGTGACAAAACGGACCGCGCGGTTGCCCGCCTTGCCGAGAGCATGGAAAGACATGAACAATTACTGGCGGAACTGCAACAGCGTCAGGCGAAAACCGAAGATATGTATGCACGCGTTCTGGCAGAGCTGAAAAATGTGCGCACAGATGATTTTGTGGCTGCCGCTACGCCGCAGCCTGAAGAAATCGTTGCGGAAACAGCTGCCGTGGCGGAGGTTATCGCGCCTGTTCCGGAAGAATATATTGAAACCGTTGTCGCCGAAGAGCCCGCTCCGGTGGAGGAAATCGTTGTCGCGGTGCAGGATGCGCCGGTTGAACAACCCACACATGTTAAGCCGCAAGCGGTCAAACAGCCTGTGCAAGAGGCCGCGCCTGTTCAAGAAGCAACGACGGAAACCTTGTGGCTGGCACATGCGGAAGATACGGTGACATTACCGCCGCAGCAGATGCCGGCTGTTGAAAAACCGCTGCAGGCCGAGAAGCTTGCGGTGACGCCGCCGCAACCCGCGCCGCAACCGTTACAGCAACCTGTTATGGCCGATGCCGCAGCGATGACTGCGCAGGCGGAACAGGCCGCCGCGATTGCACCCGCCGCGGGAACGGGCGATCAACGCATCACAATGAAGAATCTTGACCGCATTACCGCTGATACGTCATTGCCGACGGAATTGCAGGATCTTGAAACGCGCGCTTTCTCGGGCGATGCCGCCGCGCAGCATGATCTGGGCGCGCTTTACGCATCAGGCCGCGTTGTGCCGTCGAATTTCCGCCGTGCCGCTTACTGGTTTGTGAAGGCCGCCGAAAACGGTGTCGCCAATGCGCATTACAATCTGGGCGTCATGTATCATCAGGGATTGGGACTGCGCCGCGATATGACGCAGGCCATGTACTGGTACCGCGAGGCCGCCGCTTTTGATCATCCCGAGGCGCTGTATAATCTGGGCATCGCCTATGTTGAGGGGATCGGTGTAAAAGCCGATGTCAAACAGGGGATGGGATATCTGGAACATGCCGCCCGTCTTGGCGTTGCGCAAGCCGCTTATAATATGGGCGTGCTGTATGAAGGCCGTTTCGCGGGAAACGGTGCGGATAGCCGTGATAAAGCGATTGCCTGGTATGACAAGGCCGGAAAGCTCGGCTTTGCCGAGGCAACGGCATCTGCCGACCGTCTGCGCGGCCGCCGCGTTATCGCGATGCCCGCGACAAATGCGCTGGACCTGCCGGAAAATCTGAATGCCATCGAAACGGCTGCAGGGGGAGATTTCGATCTGCCGCCGCCCGTTGCACTGGTAGAGGAAGGTTCAACCGATGGTCCGGGTTACACGCCGGAGGTGCAAAAGCAGCTTGTTTCACGCGTGCAGCGTATGCTGATTGATATGGGTATGCTGCCGAAAAACCGTCCGCTGGGTGATCTGGATGCGCAAACCGCAGATGCCATTCGTGCCTTCCAGAAAAAAGCGGGGCTGGCAGTTGATGGCGAGCCGAGCCAGCAGCTGTTGGACCGGTTGCTCTACAGCAACCGCGCCGAACAATAAAATAATCCCGATAATATTATGAGGTTGCGCCGCCGGATTGTGCTTGCGGCGGTTGCCCTTGTTGTCCTGCCGGAGCCTGTCCTGCAGGTGCTTGGGCCTGCGGCGGTTTTTGCGCCTGAGCCTGCTGTTGTTGCGCCTGCGCAGCGGGAGCGGCGGCTTTCTGTGCGGCAGCGGCCTCCGGTTTTTGCGCGACGGGGCCGCGCGGCGGCTGCTGTTTTTTCTTCGTATCATCAGCGCCGCCCATTTGTTTCTGGATCATCGAGGATAGCTGTTCCAGCGCGAAATCAATTTGCGGGATCAGGGCTTCGGTCGTCTGGATGGTTTTTTGCATCAGAGAAAGCACCTCGCCATGCGGCATTTTGCTGTCAATCGTGATATAGTCCGGCTCGGCATGAATATAGGCATAGAGTTTGGACAGGGTGCTGGCAAGCTGCATGTCCAGTGCCGATAATTTGCTGATGCTGCCTTCAAAAACCGTGCGGTTCAGGGCGGGGTGTTTGTGAATCAAATCACCGCCCGAACGCTGATATTTCGGCGTGACGCTATCATCCTGCAATTCTTTCAGCAGGTCGTGGTAGATGGTCAAAAAGGCTTCAATCTTGACCTTGTTTTCAGACAGCTCCCCTTCAATGGCGGAGGCCAGAACCAGTTTTTCACGGCGCAGCAGCGCTTCTTCTTTTTCGCGCGTTTCCTTGAATTCCATTTCCTGACGTTTGATCATATTGCGGAATCCCTGACGTGCCGCCAGTGCAATCAAGGCCAGTCCGGTCAGCGGGCCGAAAATCAGCGACAGCGGTACAAGGCTGGACATATAGGGATCAAGCCAGTCGGGGATCAGCTTGTCACGGTCTTCCGCGACGACAAATTCCCAGACGCCCGCACGGCGGTCACGCGCTGTGATCTGCGCATCTTCATAAGCCGATGCAAAAACCGACCCATAAGTCTGGTGACGGTCAACAACGGCAAAGCCGCTTTGTAGCAGCGCAAGGTTGATTTCATCACTGCTATGGGTGGTGCAACGGGCATAAGGGATGCCGCGATCCACTTTTTCAATACGGCAGGAGACGACATCATTATTGATCATTTTCTCGATAAAATCCATCGCGCGCAGTTCCAGCGGCGTTTCGCGGGTTTGTGCCGCCTTGATGCCCCAAAGCCGGATGCTGATGCCTTCAACCTGTAATGTGACGGGGTCCAGCGGTACCATCGGGCGTACAACCCGCTGTCCGGCACTCAGTGTTGTGCCGGCCTGTGCGAAAACCGCGGAGGAGATAAGGGCAAAACATGCTGCAAACACAAGGCAGGTCAGCATTGCTTTCAAGGTAAAGATTTTATCTGTATGGGGCATGTTTAAACCTCGTTCGCGGAACGCTTGGAAGGCGGTGCGCATTCATCCTTATCATTACATAGGAAATCCCCGTCATTGTCAATTTTTCGGAAAGACAATGAAGGGAGAAATCCAGAAGCCGAGATCGCGCGGATTCCGTGTCTGGATATAGACGCGGCCCGGCCCTTCGAAAATACAGGCCAGCCCTTCACCGGAGGTGAAAGAGGAAACCCATGAGGTACCGCCTTTTGCCAGCTGGTATTTCATATCGGCATGCCAGGCGACAAGATGGCCGTTATCGACGCGGACGGTTTCGCCTTCGCCGACATCAAGCGGAATGATTGATCCGTAACTGGAAAAGAACACGGTGCCCGCACCGCCGATTTTAATAACGAAAAACCCTTCGCCGCTGAACAGACCTTTTGTCAGACTCTGCGCTTTGGTGGAAACCTTGATATCCTGCGTGCCGGCAAGAAAACCGCCTTTTTGCACGATCCACTCCCGCGATCCGTCCAGCTCGACCGGTGCAATGCCGCCCGGTGCCGCTGTGGCCAGCATAACCCAGCCCGGAGCGTCCTGCGCTTCGATTGATTGCAGGAAGAAGGATTCTCCGGTAAACAGGCGGCCTATTGCCTTGCCGAAGCCGCCATCCATTTTACCTGTTAATGTCATATTGGAGGACATCGAGACCATCGCGCCTGATTCCGCGCGGATGGATTCCCCTTTCTCCAGATAACATTTCATAATGGGGAATGTATCCCCGCCATGCATTTCGTGACGCATAATATGCTCCTTTCTGTTCAGATTTTCATCTGTGTAAATTTAGTCGGCGTAACCTCCCGACGGTGAATAATTCTCCTGCCATTCCTGCAAGGCGTAATAGGCCTCGCTGTCCATCATCTGGATGGACGGCATAATGCGTTGTTTTCTGTCCATGGCGATCTCGGCGGCAATATCCTGATGCCCGAAACCGAATTCCTCGGCATCGCGGACGGAATTTGCGTAATAGACTTTGGAAATGCCGGCCAGATAAATGGCTGCAAGGCACATCGGACAGGGTTCTGTACTGCAATAGATTTCACATTCGCGCAATTTGTAATCGCCGGAAACTTCGCAGGCCTTGCGGATGGCGTTGATTTCCGCATGGGCGGTCGGGTCGTGTTTTTCAACAACTTCGCTCCAGCCTTCCGCAATGATTTTATTGTTTTTGACAATGACGGCGGCAAAGGGGGCGGCGCGTAATTCGCGCATTTTCTCAAAACTTAAGTCCAGCGCACGCTGCATAAAGGCCTCGCGCTCTGCCTGCATGTCTTCGGCGGATTCCGGTACGGGGATGGCCGGGGCGGCAGGCGGCACAGAGGCTTGCGGCGACGGTGCGGCAGGAGCCGGTTCAGCAGGCTGTGCGGCGGCCGCTGTGGCGGCCTGCGCCTGCGGTGCAAAAATATCCAGACTGTGATACAACGCATCCGGCGTGAAAGGTTTGGGCAGGACGCGCTGCTCTCCGCAGATTTCAAGAATATCGCCGTAGAGCGTATGCTCCTGCGAGATGATAAAGATGGCGCGTTTCAAAATGTCGTGCTGTTGGCACATATTCCACAGGGAAAAGGCGGCTGCGTCATCATCGCCGATGTCCAGCACCAGCACGGAGCTGGAGAGGGAATGTTCCGTCGTCAGCTCCTGTGCTTCGGTAAAGTTCAGGTTTTTTTTGCGTAATACGCCGCAGACAAGCTGCCGTAAAATATTATCCTGACTGATGATGATGTGGTTATGTGACATGGTCCGCACTAAAATAAATTGCCGCTTCGTGTTCTCAAGAATAAAGAGAAAAAGATACGAAAGCGTTAACACCCGCTTTTCACAGTCTGGAAAAATTTTCAGTAATTTGCAAGCCGGGTTTTTTATGTTAGAAAAAAGGGATATGCGTTATTTTATTCATTTTTTCAAGGGAAATGCGGGCATGCAAAGAATTTTGACCGGTTTAATTTCATCTGTTTTCGGGATCATGCTGTTTGCACAAACAGCCGCGGCGCAGTCCGTTGACCATTCACTGGATGAAGCGTTTAAACCGGTTTCTGACAAGGTGCAGTCCATTGTTTTCTATTCCGTTAAAATCTTCAAAGGTACGGAATTTGAACAAAGCGCGCCGCTGATTTTGGCCTGGCTTGTGATGGCGGGGCTGTTTTTCAGTTTCTATTTCGGTTTCGTCAATGTGCGCATGTTCGGCCATGCGCTGGATTTGCTGCGCGGAAAATATGATAAGGAAGAGGGCGGTGAGGGTCAGATTAACCGTTTTCAGGCATTATCGACCAGTCTGTCGGGGACGGTCGGCCTCGGGAATATCGCCGGGGTAGCTGTGGCAATTTCCGTCGGCGGGCCGGGGGCGATGTTCTGGATGATGGCAATGGGCTTTTTCGGCATGTCGACAAAATTCACCGAATGCTCGCTCGCCGTTAAATTTCGTCACAAAAATCCGGATGACTCTTTTTCCGGCGGGCCGATGTATTACATCAGCGACGGCTTTGCGGAAAAGGGACGGACATTGGGGAAAATCGGACGGCTGATGGCAATGTTTTTTGCCGTTTGCTGTATCGGCGGCGCGATGGGCGGCGGGAATATGTTTCAGGCCAATCAGTCCTTTCAGCAATTTGTGAATATCACGGGCGGTGAAGCCAGCTATTTTGCGGATAAAGGCTGGCTTTTCGGTCTTATTCTGGCGGTGCTGGTGGCGCTGGTGATTATCGGCGGTATCCAGTCGATTGCCCGCGTGACATCGAAAATCGTTCCGTTGATGGCTATTATTTATATCTCGGCGGGGCTGGTGATTATTTTTATGAATATCACGGCCATTCCTGCGGCATTCGGCACCATTCTGCGTGAAGCTTTCGGCGTTGATGCGCTGGCGGGCGGCTTCTTTGGTGCCTTGTTGCAAGGTGTGCAGCGGGCGTCATTCTCCAATGAAGCAGGGATCGGTTCTGCGCCGATTGCACATGCCACGACCAAAACAAAAATTCCTGTCAGTCAGGGCGTTGTCGCCATGCTGGAGCCGTTTATCGATACGATTATGATTTGTACGATTACGGCGCTGGTGATTGTCGTCACAGGATCCTATAACAATGGCGGTAATATGGAGGGAGTCGAGTTGACGTCCCGCGCTTTTGCCAGCGCCTTTTCATGGTTTCCCTATATTTTGGGGATTGCCGTGATCCTGTTCGCCTTTTCGACAATGATTGCCTGGTCCTATTACGGGCTGAAAGCTTTCACTTATCTGGTCGGAGAAAATAAAATACTGGGCACGCTGTATAAGCTGGTGTTCTGCTCCGTCATTATTCTTGGCGCGGCGGCAAATCTTAGCAATGTCATCGGCTTTACCGATGCGATGATTTTTGCGATGGCACTGCCGAATGTGATCGGGCTTTATGTTTTGGCGCCCGGATTGAAAAAGGATTTGAAAGCTTATTACAAAGGCGTGATCAAGAAAGAGCATATTGCGGAAGAAAAAACCGCCGCCAAGGAAGCGAAAAAGGCGAAAAGCAAAGCGAAGCAATAGCGGCTGTTGCTTTTTACCGGAAAAGACGGTTATTATGCTAGGGTATGTGCTGTTCCACGGATAACCTGTGGTAGTGCATATCAAAACGATTTTTCTTTCAGGGAGGCGGCTTTGCCATGAGTGATGAAGACAACGATTTGCCGGAAGGCGGAAATGAGCCTGTTCAAGCAGCGGAAGCTTCGGAAGGCGGCGCAGATGATGCCGAATCCGGTGGTGTTGATTTCGCGGAAATGACAGATGAAATGATGAGCGCAGGTTTCGCGGATTCACCGAAGGATGTCGAGGCGATTTACGACATTCCGGTACAGATTTCCGCTGTTCTTGGTCGTGCAACCATGCAGGTCAGCCAGCTGCTGAAACTGGGACGTGGCGCGGTTGTCGAGCTTGACCGCAAAGTCGGCGAGGCGATCGACATCTACGTTAATAACCGTCTTGTCGCACGCGGCGAGGTTGTCGTGAATGAAGACCGGCTTGGCGTCACCATGACGGAAATCGTCAAATCAGACCGTACGCGGCAATAGCCGTCGTTATCTTATATTTTTATTGAGAGGCTGTCCGCAGGGGAATGGCAAAGGAAAAATCAGCATCGCAGGCGGATTCCGCCCCCGAAGGCGCGGATGTTCAGGTGAAGCTGCCGCAGGCCTCCGTGCTCAGGACGGTACAGAAACGCAAAGCGGATCTTTCCATTATTATCGGTTTACTGCTGGCGATCGGCTTGATCGTCGCAGCGCTGTTTATGGGCGGAACGCCGGAAGCCTTTCTGGATGCGCGGGCGCTGCTGATCGTGCTGTTCGGCACGCTGGCGGTGACGGCGGTGTCTTTTAACGGTGAAAATTTCAAAACGGCTTTTACCGTCATTGGCCGCGCCATGGTGCGGCATGAAATCAATTTCGAGCTGTCTTCAAAACAGTTGCTGGAACTGGCCTTGATCGCGCGGGCAAAAGGCTATCTGGAATTACAGAAATACGAAGCGCCGCTGCGTCATAACCGTTTTCTGCTGCAGGGGACGCAAATGCTGCGCGACGGCAGTACGGGAGAGGAAATCGCCCGTATGCTGGGGCGCGAGATTGATGCGCAAACCAGCATGTATTACAAAAGCGCGAGTATTCTGCGCCGTGCGGCGGAGGTTGCGCCGGCAATGGGATTGATCGGAACGCTGATCGGTCTTGTGCAGATGCTGGCTCTGCTGGATGATCCGGCCAGTATCGGCCCCAGCATGGCGGTGGCTTTGCTGACAACCTTTTACGGTGCGTTCCTGTCCACGGTTGTGTTTGCGCCGCTGGCGGCCAAGCTGGAGCATAACGCACAAAGCGAAGCGACGGAAAAACGCCTTGTCATCAATGCACTGATGTCGATGTCGCGCAAGGAAAACCCGCGCCGCCTTGAAATGATTTTGAACAGCATTCTGCCCCCGCAAAACCGTATCCGGTATTTCGACTGACGGGGGAAGGTAAAAGATTATGCGTCTAATGATCGTCGGCAGTCTCGAAGGACATATCAGCATGGCAGGCAAAATCGCCTTGTCACGCGGTGCTGACGTTATTCATTGCGAAGATATCGGCGAGGCTTTGGGCGCGCTGCGTGCCGGGCGCGGTGCTGACCTTGTCATGGTCGATGTGCGCCAGAATATCAGTGAATTCATCAAGGGGCTGGAGGCTGAACGTATCGCCGTGCAGGTCGTGGCCTGCGGGCTGGATAACGATGCCGCCGCCGCCGTGAAGGCCATCAAGGCCGGAGCAAAGGAATATGTGCCGCTGCCGCCCGATGCCGATTTGATTGCTGCGGTTCTGGAAGCCGCCTCGCAGGAAAACAGCGATATGATCGCGGGTGACCCCGCCATGAAAGCCGTGATGAAAATGGCTGACCAGATTGCCCCCAGCGAAGCAACTGTGCTGATTACCGGATCATCCGGTACGGGTAAGGAAGTCATGTCGCGCTATATCCACATGCACAGCAAGCGCAAGACCAAGAAATTTATTTCTCTGAACTGTGCGGCCATTCCTGAAAACCTGCTGGAATCCGAATTATTCGGCCATGAAAAAGGTGCCTTTACGGGCGCGGTGGCAAGGCGGATCGGGAAATTTGAAGAGGCTGACGGCGGCACATTGCTGCTGGATGAGGTCAGTGAAATGCACCCCTCCCTGCAGGCCAAGCTGCTGCGTGCCGTGCAGGAGCGTGTGATTGACCGTGTTGGCGGCAAGGAACCGGTCAAGGTTGATATCCGCCTGATTGCCACCAGTAACCGCGATCTGGCCGAAGAAGTTAAAAACGGCAATTTCCGTGAAGATCTGTATTTCCGTCTGAATGTCATTAATCTGCAATTGCCGGATTTGAAAGACCGTCCGTCGGATATTTTGCCGCTGGCAAAGCTGTTTGTGGAAAAATACACGGCAGAAAACGGGTTGCCGGTTGTGAAAAAACTCTCGGACGCGGCGATTGACAAAATGCAGCATTATCACTGGCCGGGTAATGTGCGCGAGCTGGAAAACACGCTGCACCGCGCCGTGCTGATTTCGACCGAAGACGAGATTGAGCCCGCCGCGATTATTCTGTCGGAGGCCGCGCCGGAATCCGCTGCCGCAGCGCCTGCCGCAAAAGCCGCGACGCCGCCCCCGCAGGAAGATGACGGCGTCGAAAACGCAATGGCGGCACTGGTCGGGCACAGTATGGCGGAAATGGAACAGGAAATGATAATGCGTACGCTGGATCATTGCCTCGGCAACCGCACCCATGCCGCCCGTATCCTCGGTATTTCCATCCGTACCTTGCGCAACAAGCTCAATCAATATGATGGCGACAATAAATCCGCATCGGGTTGAGCCTGTTTGCACGTTTTTTCGCTATATTCCCGCCCTTTTCCCGTGTTAAGATAACAGTGCGGAACTCTTGGGTTTTGCAAGCGAAGTGACAGGTATAATAAAAACGGATTACAGTCTTTATGGCTGATGACAGCTTACAAACAGCGGGAGCCGGTAAAGGTTTCGGCTTCAAAATGCGCGGCGATGTTGTCTTCGCGCTGCTGATCGTTTGCGTCATTGTTGTCCTGATTTTGCCGATGCCGACATGGATGCTGGATATCAGCCTTGCCTTGTCGATGAGTTTTTCCGTGCTGATTTTGATGACGGTTCTGTTTATCGAAAGGCCGCTTGACCTTAGCTCATTCCCGACCATATTGCTTGTTGCCACTTTGGTGCGGCTATCGCTAAACCTTGCCTCGACCCGTCTTATTCTGGCTAATGGCCATGAGGGACACGGTGCGGCGGGGCAGGTGATCGAGGCATTCGGCGCCTTTGTCATGCAGAATAATTTCGTGATCGGGATTATCGTTTTCGGGATTCTGGTGCTGGTGAATTTTGTCGTTATCACCAAGGGTTCTGGCCGTATCGCCGAGGTCTCGGCGCGTTTCAGCCTTGATGCCATGCCCGGTAAACAGATGGCGATTGATGCCGATTTATCCGCAGGACTGATCAGCGAAGATGAAGCCAAGCTGCGCCGCTCGGAACTGGAACAGGAAAACAAATTCTTCGGCTCCATGGATGGTGCCGCGAAATTCGTCCGCGGTGATGCCATTGCCGGATTAATGATTGTCTTTATCAATGTCATCGCCGGCATGATTATCGGTATTGTCCAGAACGGATTGACGTTGGGCGAGGCGGCGGAAACCTATACGCATCTGACGGTCG includes these proteins:
- a CDS encoding biopolymer transporter ExbB, whose amino-acid sequence is MAKEKSASQADSAPEGADVQVKLPQASVLRTVQKRKADLSIIIGLLLAIGLIVAALFMGGTPEAFLDARALLIVLFGTLAVTAVSFNGENFKTAFTVIGRAMVRHEINFELSSKQLLELALIARAKGYLELQKYEAPLRHNRFLLQGTQMLRDGSTGEEIARMLGREIDAQTSMYYKSASILRRAAEVAPAMGLIGTLIGLVQMLALLDDPASIGPSMAVALLTTFYGAFLSTVVFAPLAAKLEHNAQSEATEKRLVINALMSMSRKENPRRLEMILNSILPPQNRIRYFD
- a CDS encoding nucleoside deaminase, translated to MQAEREAFMQRALDLSFEKMRELRAAPFAAVIVKNNKIIAEGWSEVVEKHDPTAHAEINAIRKACEVSGDYKLRECEIYCSTEPCPMCLAAIYLAGISKVYYANSVRDAEEFGFGHQDIAAEIAMDRKQRIMPSIQMMDSEAYYALQEWQENYSPSGGYAD
- a CDS encoding alanine:cation symporter family protein gives rise to the protein MQRILTGLISSVFGIMLFAQTAAAQSVDHSLDEAFKPVSDKVQSIVFYSVKIFKGTEFEQSAPLILAWLVMAGLFFSFYFGFVNVRMFGHALDLLRGKYDKEEGGEGQINRFQALSTSLSGTVGLGNIAGVAVAISVGGPGAMFWMMAMGFFGMSTKFTECSLAVKFRHKNPDDSFSGGPMYYISDGFAEKGRTLGKIGRLMAMFFAVCCIGGAMGGGNMFQANQSFQQFVNITGGEASYFADKGWLFGLILAVLVALVIIGGIQSIARVTSKIVPLMAIIYISAGLVIIFMNITAIPAAFGTILREAFGVDALAGGFFGALLQGVQRASFSNEAGIGSAPIAHATTKTKIPVSQGVVAMLEPFIDTIMICTITALVIVVTGSYNNGGNMEGVELTSRAFASAFSWFPYILGIAVILFAFSTMIAWSYYGLKAFTYLVGENKILGTLYKLVFCSVIILGAAANLSNVIGFTDAMIFAMALPNVIGLYVLAPGLKKDLKAYYKGVIKKEHIAEEKTAAKEAKKAKSKAKQ
- the fliN gene encoding flagellar motor switch protein FliN, which encodes MTDEMMSAGFADSPKDVEAIYDIPVQISAVLGRATMQVSQLLKLGRGAVVELDRKVGEAIDIYVNNRLVARGEVVVNEDRLGVTMTEIVKSDRTRQ
- a CDS encoding sigma-54-dependent Fis family transcriptional regulator — translated: MRLMIVGSLEGHISMAGKIALSRGADVIHCEDIGEALGALRAGRGADLVMVDVRQNISEFIKGLEAERIAVQVVACGLDNDAAAAVKAIKAGAKEYVPLPPDADLIAAVLEAASQENSDMIAGDPAMKAVMKMADQIAPSEATVLITGSSGTGKEVMSRYIHMHSKRKTKKFISLNCAAIPENLLESELFGHEKGAFTGAVARRIGKFEEADGGTLLLDEVSEMHPSLQAKLLRAVQERVIDRVGGKEPVKVDIRLIATSNRDLAEEVKNGNFREDLYFRLNVINLQLPDLKDRPSDILPLAKLFVEKYTAENGLPVVKKLSDAAIDKMQHYHWPGNVRELENTLHRAVLISTEDEIEPAAIILSEAAPESAAAAPAAKAATPPPQEDDGVENAMAALVGHSMAEMEQEMIMRTLDHCLGNRTHAARILGISIRTLRNKLNQYDGDNKSASG
- a CDS encoding TIGR00266 family protein, with the protein product MRHEMHGGDTFPIMKCYLEKGESIRAESGAMVSMSSNMTLTGKMDGGFGKAIGRLFTGESFFLQSIEAQDAPGWVMLATAAPGGIAPVELDGSREWIVQKGGFLAGTQDIKVSTKAQSLTKGLFSGEGFFVIKIGGAGTVFFSSYGSIIPLDVGEGETVRVDNGHLVAWHADMKYQLAKGGTSWVSSFTSGEGLACIFEGPGRVYIQTRNPRDLGFWISPFIVFPKN